A stretch of Ligilactobacillus faecis DNA encodes these proteins:
- a CDS encoding chloride channel protein produces the protein MHFKGIFILYCCLLGFFVGSFSALFLALVEFMLHFIWETIPNTFDPPLFYPLLIGIYGGVLVGLTQKYWGPYPKTMHETLHEFQQTKRVAYTKVLAKNFISAIIVLGFGASLGPEAALASILGGLITWAGDHMKLTFSRKEELTELGFKAVFAAVFSAPLVGLSDAFEDEKGQKLSKSRSKTLLYTLSTVAGFLGFSFINSFLPKENIFFIRIPTVTWDYRLIFSALPAILLGISFGYLFLALEKFSDNLVKGHTRPIFFALCGGLLLGGLGMCSHYFLYSGEHAVFPLSRHYTEYSILFLVFLALGKACLTHLSFAFGWRGGKIFPAIFASTALACAFAKIFPYTPGATVALIVAASITIILKRPLFTALLLLLLFPLQYFPLLLLACFLAKQSDTWRKNYFKKISK, from the coding sequence TTGCATTTCAAAGGAATTTTTATTTTATATTGTTGTCTTCTAGGCTTTTTCGTAGGTTCTTTTTCAGCCTTATTTTTAGCTCTAGTCGAGTTTATGCTCCACTTTATTTGGGAAACTATCCCCAATACATTTGATCCCCCGCTATTTTATCCGCTTTTGATCGGGATCTACGGTGGGGTTTTAGTTGGTCTGACACAAAAATATTGGGGACCTTACCCTAAAACAATGCACGAAACACTCCATGAATTTCAACAAACAAAACGAGTTGCGTATACTAAAGTACTAGCAAAAAACTTTATCAGTGCCATTATCGTCTTAGGATTTGGCGCAAGTTTAGGTCCAGAAGCAGCCCTAGCGAGTATTCTTGGTGGACTGATCACCTGGGCAGGTGATCACATGAAACTCACTTTTTCGCGTAAAGAGGAGTTAACTGAACTAGGTTTCAAAGCTGTCTTCGCGGCCGTCTTTTCAGCGCCACTTGTAGGTTTATCAGATGCATTTGAAGATGAAAAGGGCCAAAAGCTCTCTAAAAGTCGCTCAAAAACGCTACTCTACACTTTGAGCACTGTGGCTGGTTTTTTAGGCTTTTCTTTTATCAATAGTTTTCTCCCTAAAGAAAACATATTCTTTATTCGGATCCCGACCGTTACTTGGGACTATCGCCTCATATTCAGCGCTCTGCCTGCAATATTACTTGGGATCAGTTTTGGCTATCTCTTTTTAGCGTTAGAAAAATTTAGCGATAATTTAGTCAAAGGTCACACGCGCCCTATCTTCTTTGCCCTTTGTGGTGGTCTTTTGCTGGGAGGCTTAGGCATGTGCTCACATTATTTCCTATATTCAGGTGAACATGCTGTCTTTCCGCTCTCAAGACACTACACTGAATACAGCATACTTTTTCTAGTTTTCCTAGCTTTAGGTAAAGCTTGCTTGACTCATCTTAGTTTCGCCTTTGGTTGGCGAGGAGGAAAGATTTTTCCTGCTATCTTCGCAAGTACTGCTCTTGCCTGTGCCTTCGCCAAAATTTTTCCGTACACTCCAGGAGCAACCGTTGCCCTCATCGTCGCTGCCAGCATCACGATCATTTTAAAACGTCCACTCTTTACAGCTCTGCTTCTCTTACTGCTCTTTCCACTCCAGTATTTTCCTTTGCTGTTATTGGCTTGCTTTTTAGCTAAACAAAGCGATACTTGGCGCAAAAACTACTTCAAAAAAATCTCGAAATAA
- a CDS encoding adenylosuccinate synthase encodes MSSVVVVGSQWGDEGKGKITDFLSKNADVIARYQGGDNAGHTIAFGGNTYKLRLIPSGIFYSDKISVIGNGVVVNPKSLVAELEYLHENNIPTDNLRVSNRAHVILPYHIILDGLQESAKKDNKIGTTNKGIGPCYMDKAARVGIRIADLLEADTFAEKLKKNIADKNRLFEKMYDYTGEPLDFEKIYEEYYAYGQQIKKYVADTSVILNDTFDQGGHVLFEGAQGVMLDVDHGTYPFVTSSNPIAGGVTTGSGVGPAKVTKVVGACKAYTSRVGDGPFPTELHDEIGDYIREAGHEYGTVTKRPRRIGWFDSVVMRHSKRVSGITNLCLNCVDVLTGLDELKICTAYELNGDLIDRYPASLKELAACKPVYETLPGWKEDITNCKTLEELPENARNYIKRIEELVGVEVSTFSVGPDRDQTNVLKNIWQEA; translated from the coding sequence ATGTCATCAGTAGTAGTTGTTGGTAGTCAATGGGGCGATGAAGGTAAAGGCAAGATCACAGATTTCTTGAGTAAAAATGCCGATGTTATCGCACGTTATCAAGGAGGAGACAATGCTGGACATACGATCGCTTTTGGGGGAAACACCTATAAGCTTCGTTTGATCCCATCGGGTATTTTTTATTCCGATAAGATCAGCGTGATCGGTAACGGTGTTGTCGTGAACCCGAAATCATTAGTTGCAGAATTAGAATATTTACACGAAAATAACATTCCGACTGATAATCTTCGCGTTTCTAATCGGGCCCATGTTATTTTGCCGTACCACATTATTTTAGATGGTCTACAAGAAAGTGCTAAAAAAGACAACAAGATCGGTACGACAAATAAAGGTATCGGTCCATGCTACATGGACAAGGCAGCCCGGGTCGGGATCCGGATCGCTGATTTATTAGAAGCCGATACTTTTGCTGAAAAACTCAAAAAGAATATCGCCGATAAAAATCGTTTATTTGAAAAAATGTACGATTATACTGGCGAACCACTTGATTTTGAAAAGATCTACGAAGAATACTATGCTTATGGACAACAGATCAAAAAATATGTGGCTGATACTTCAGTCATCTTAAATGACACGTTTGACCAAGGGGGGCATGTCCTCTTTGAAGGTGCGCAAGGTGTCATGTTAGATGTTGATCACGGGACATATCCGTTTGTCACATCATCCAATCCGATCGCTGGGGGCGTGACGACTGGTTCTGGTGTCGGTCCAGCTAAAGTCACAAAAGTCGTAGGGGCTTGCAAAGCCTATACTTCGCGTGTTGGTGATGGTCCGTTCCCAACTGAATTACATGATGAGATCGGTGATTACATCCGTGAAGCAGGACATGAATATGGCACGGTCACAAAACGTCCACGGCGGATCGGATGGTTCGATAGTGTCGTAATGCGCCATTCTAAACGGGTTTCTGGGATCACGAACCTCTGCTTGAACTGTGTTGATGTTTTGACTGGTTTAGATGAATTAAAGATCTGTACCGCTTATGAATTGAACGGTGACCTTATCGATCGCTATCCAGCTAGTTTGAAAGAATTGGCAGCATGTAAGCCTGTCTATGAGACACTACCAGGTTGGAAAGAAGATATCACAAATTGTAAGACATTAGAGGAATTACCTGAAAATGCACGTAACTACATCAAACGGATCGAAGAACTCGTTGGTGTTGAAGTTTCGACTTTCTCAGTTGGTCCAGATCGTGATCAAACGAATGTCTTAAAAAATATTTGGCAAGAAGCCTAA
- a CDS encoding NCS2 family permease: MAKTFHFKELKTNTRRETVAGLTTFVSMAYILFVNANILGAAGMDKGAVFTATALSAIIGCTLMAFLANYPIGIAPGLGDNAFFTYSVVLTMGISWQTAMAGVVVASVIFTLLSLFKIREIVIDAIPHDLKLAMAAGIGIFIAFVGLKGGGIVVASKSSLVELGSLTVPTTWLTIFGFFITALLMARKVPGSIFIGILATAVLGLCTGLIPMPDRIVSTIPSLKPTFGVGLAHLGDINTPQMFAVILVLLLVSFFDTAGTLVGLAQQAGLMKNDKMPRIGRALMADSFSMLAGSVMGTTPTAAYVESSAGIAVGGRSGFTSLVIAGCFGLSLFFSPLLTVVTTQVTAPALIIVGSLMAQSMRFIDWEKFEIALPAFLTIIAMPLTYNISYGIAFGFLVYPITMIAAGRRKELNPVVITLFFVFIVMLYVLNILPHN; this comes from the coding sequence ATCGCAAAAACATTTCATTTTAAGGAATTAAAGACAAACACCCGACGCGAAACAGTCGCCGGACTGACGACCTTTGTGTCGATGGCCTATATTTTATTTGTGAATGCCAATATTTTAGGAGCAGCTGGGATGGATAAAGGAGCTGTTTTTACAGCGACCGCTTTATCAGCGATCATCGGTTGTACATTGATGGCTTTTTTGGCCAATTATCCGATCGGGATCGCGCCAGGTCTTGGAGATAATGCCTTCTTCACATATTCAGTCGTTTTGACGATGGGGATCTCATGGCAAACGGCGATGGCAGGCGTTGTTGTCGCTTCGGTGATCTTTACGCTTCTGTCGCTTTTTAAGATCCGGGAGATCGTGATCGATGCGATCCCACATGATCTGAAATTAGCAATGGCAGCTGGGATCGGGATCTTTATCGCTTTTGTTGGACTCAAAGGTGGCGGGATCGTTGTTGCTAGCAAATCTTCGTTAGTCGAACTAGGGTCTTTGACTGTTCCAACAACATGGTTGACGATTTTTGGCTTTTTCATCACTGCTTTATTGATGGCACGTAAAGTTCCAGGCTCGATCTTTATCGGGATCTTAGCGACTGCCGTTTTAGGGCTTTGCACTGGACTTATTCCGATGCCAGACCGGATCGTTTCTACGATCCCAAGCTTGAAACCAACCTTTGGCGTTGGTCTAGCTCATTTAGGAGATATCAATACGCCGCAGATGTTTGCGGTGATCCTAGTTCTTTTACTTGTTTCTTTCTTTGATACAGCCGGAACGTTAGTTGGTCTAGCTCAACAAGCTGGATTGATGAAAAATGATAAGATGCCCCGGATCGGACGCGCTTTGATGGCTGATTCATTTTCAATGTTAGCTGGTTCTGTTATGGGAACGACCCCAACAGCTGCTTACGTTGAATCTTCAGCAGGGATCGCCGTTGGGGGCCGGAGTGGTTTTACATCTTTAGTGATCGCTGGGTGCTTTGGATTGAGCTTATTCTTCTCACCATTACTGACAGTTGTGACAACGCAAGTGACAGCCCCAGCTTTGATCATTGTCGGTTCCTTGATGGCGCAGTCGATGCGCTTTATCGATTGGGAAAAATTTGAGATCGCCTTACCGGCCTTCTTGACGATCATCGCCATGCCTTTGACATACAACATCTCGTATGGGATCGCGTTTGGCTTTTTAGTTTATCCGATCACGATGATCGCGGCTGGGCGTCGGAAAGAGTTGAATCCTGTTGTGATTACGCTCTTCTTTGTCTTTATCGTGATGCTTTATGTATTAAATATTTTGCCCCATAACTGA
- the cysK gene encoding cysteine synthase A: protein MSKVYHSILETIGETPIVKLNHVVADKAADVYVKLEFFNPAGSVKDRIALAMIEAAEANGQLSAGQTIIEPTSGNTGVGLAAVATAKGYRLIITMPETMSIERRKLMQAYGAELILAPGSEGMGGAIKLAKELAQKEGYFLPMQFDNPANVSVHEKTTAKEILAAFGEDLPDAFVAGVGTGGTLTGVGHVLKAARPDIKIYALEPSESPVLKEGKAGKHKIQGLSAGFVPAILDTELYDGVVEVPSQKALEMARKVGQNEGFLPGISAGANIYGALELAKELGPGKKVLTVAPDNGERYLSTELFQN from the coding sequence ATGAGTAAAGTGTATCATTCGATCTTAGAGACGATCGGCGAGACTCCGATCGTGAAGTTGAATCATGTCGTTGCAGATAAGGCAGCTGATGTTTATGTCAAACTAGAATTTTTCAATCCAGCTGGTTCAGTCAAGGATCGGATCGCTTTAGCGATGATCGAGGCAGCTGAAGCTAACGGACAATTGTCTGCTGGTCAAACGATCATCGAACCGACTTCAGGTAATACTGGTGTTGGCTTGGCAGCAGTCGCCACGGCTAAAGGCTACCGTTTGATCATTACGATGCCAGAAACGATGAGTATCGAACGGCGTAAATTGATGCAAGCTTACGGAGCAGAATTGATCTTGGCGCCAGGAAGTGAAGGCATGGGAGGCGCGATCAAATTAGCCAAAGAGCTAGCGCAAAAAGAAGGCTATTTCTTACCGATGCAATTTGACAATCCAGCTAATGTCTCAGTGCATGAAAAAACGACTGCTAAAGAGATCTTAGCTGCTTTTGGCGAAGATCTCCCCGATGCTTTTGTTGCTGGGGTTGGAACTGGCGGAACTCTGACAGGTGTCGGACATGTTTTAAAAGCAGCGCGCCCAGATATCAAGATCTATGCGCTAGAACCAAGTGAATCTCCAGTTTTAAAGGAAGGTAAAGCAGGTAAACATAAGATCCAAGGTCTTTCAGCTGGTTTTGTCCCTGCGATCTTAGATACTGAGCTTTATGATGGAGTCGTTGAAGTTCCAAGTCAAAAAGCATTGGAAATGGCACGTAAAGTTGGTCAAAATGAAGGATTCTTACCGGGGATCTCTGCTGGTGCTAATATCTATGGTGCACTCGAGTTAGCGAAAGAATTAGGTCCAGGTAAAAAAGTTTTGACAGTTGCGCCAGATAATGGTGAACGTTATCTTTCGACCGAATTATTCCAAAATTAA
- a CDS encoding homoserine O-acetyltransferase/O-succinyltransferase family protein — protein MRQPADALRIGVLNLMHDKLDTRARFLRVLEGQGINVAITFYYPKDHYKGRSVPPEVAKYARPLELAEVKKLDGFIVTGAPLERLSFTEITYSDELYELFSCLEKYQIEQLYVCWGAMAALNYFYGIEKYLLAQKVFGVYPQEILAPSKLLHGLKDGFLAPHARYADIDLAQVSQRRELQISANSSTGHAFLIGAKKAHQTFLFSHLEYGRQALEKEYQREVAAYPDQKAHLARPTYASQVQRFSWGKAQQLFFKNWLTLIATRKKAKNVIKN, from the coding sequence ATGCGTCAACCCGCAGATGCTTTGCGGATCGGGGTCTTAAACTTGATGCACGATAAGTTAGATACCCGTGCCCGCTTTTTACGGGTCTTAGAGGGACAAGGGATAAATGTCGCAATAACATTTTATTATCCAAAAGATCACTATAAAGGGCGCTCAGTCCCACCAGAAGTCGCTAAATATGCGCGTCCACTTGAGCTAGCCGAAGTCAAAAAATTAGACGGTTTTATCGTGACTGGGGCGCCACTTGAAAGATTATCTTTTACAGAGATCACGTATAGCGATGAACTCTACGAGCTCTTTTCATGTTTAGAAAAATATCAGATCGAGCAACTGTACGTTTGTTGGGGAGCGATGGCTGCGCTCAATTACTTTTATGGGATCGAGAAATATCTGCTAGCGCAAAAAGTTTTTGGCGTTTACCCACAGGAGATCTTAGCTCCTTCCAAACTTTTACACGGGCTAAAGGATGGTTTTTTAGCGCCGCATGCGCGTTATGCTGATATCGATCTTGCCCAAGTCAGCCAACGACGAGAACTACAGATCAGCGCTAATTCTTCGACTGGACATGCTTTTTTGATCGGAGCCAAAAAAGCGCACCAAACATTTTTATTTTCTCATCTAGAATATGGCCGACAGGCGTTAGAAAAAGAGTATCAACGCGAAGTCGCCGCTTATCCAGACCAAAAAGCTCACTTAGCGCGCCCAACTTATGCGAGTCAAGTTCAAAGATTTTCATGGGGAAAAGCCCAACAGCTCTTTTTTAAGAACTGGCTCACGCTGATCGCAACACGTAAAAAAGCTAAAAACGTTATTAAAAATTGA
- the pepF gene encoding oligoendopeptidase F, with the protein MALPLRKDVPQELTWDLSALYADDAAFFADLEKLAQKTTAFSARFKGQVTDAQQLTKALIELEQLERYATKIEHYAFLQQASDMTDPHYDHLLTQADQALATKEATLAFFELEAANLDPTELELVAQKTPRFASVIRHLKTAKKHQLPQATEEALALLAPTFKAPENIYTTTRAADMRFSDFAVAGQTYPMSFVLYENTYQYHPDPEVRHKAFASFSKTLRRYQNTVAATYYTQVAKEKTLATLRGYDSVVDYLLEQQESNRELFDRQIDLIMEKLGPIMQRYVKLIQKEHGLDRLTFADLQIDLDPTFAPKVKLADAPHYIKQAVAPLGSAYEKLVLRAFDERWVDFALNEGKETGGFETTPYGLHPYILMSWTDELADVYTLVHELGHAGQALLTMENNSILGSEPSMYLVEAPSTFNELLLTHSLTQTSSDPRLERFAYTKMLTNTFYHNFVTHLLEAAFQREVYRLIDAGQTFDGAKLSEIKKQVLQRFWGEAVVIDDDAALTWMRQSHYYMGLYSYTYSAGLTIATQAYLKLLAEPETTVKDWLAFLKLGDSLPPIAAAKVAGCDISTKEPLENTLDFLAQTVERIETLTTQL; encoded by the coding sequence ATGGCTTTACCATTAAGAAAAGATGTCCCGCAAGAACTCACTTGGGACTTAAGTGCACTTTATGCTGATGACGCTGCTTTTTTCGCTGATCTAGAAAAATTAGCTCAAAAAACGACAGCTTTTTCAGCGCGTTTCAAAGGGCAAGTGACTGATGCACAGCAATTGACAAAAGCTTTGATCGAACTTGAACAGCTTGAACGTTATGCAACTAAGATCGAACACTACGCTTTTTTGCAACAAGCAAGTGATATGACCGATCCGCACTACGACCATTTGCTCACACAAGCTGACCAAGCTTTAGCGACAAAAGAAGCAACTTTAGCTTTCTTTGAACTCGAAGCTGCCAACCTAGATCCAACCGAACTCGAGCTCGTCGCTCAAAAGACACCACGCTTTGCTTCTGTCATTCGCCATTTAAAGACGGCCAAAAAACACCAACTACCTCAAGCGACCGAAGAAGCTTTAGCCTTGCTTGCACCTACTTTCAAAGCACCCGAAAATATTTATACGACTACGCGAGCTGCTGATATGCGCTTTAGTGATTTTGCAGTGGCCGGTCAAACCTATCCGATGTCATTTGTCTTATACGAAAATACGTATCAGTATCATCCAGATCCCGAAGTTCGGCATAAGGCTTTTGCTTCATTTTCTAAGACCTTGCGCCGCTACCAAAATACCGTTGCAGCCACATACTACACCCAAGTTGCCAAAGAAAAAACATTAGCGACTTTACGTGGGTATGATTCTGTCGTCGATTACTTGCTCGAACAACAAGAATCAAACCGCGAGCTCTTTGATCGGCAGATCGATCTGATCATGGAAAAACTCGGCCCGATCATGCAACGCTACGTCAAGCTCATCCAAAAAGAGCATGGCTTAGATCGCTTGACTTTTGCTGACTTACAGATCGATCTTGATCCAACCTTTGCCCCTAAAGTCAAATTAGCCGACGCTCCCCACTACATCAAACAAGCTGTTGCACCTTTAGGGAGTGCCTACGAAAAACTAGTCTTACGCGCCTTTGATGAACGCTGGGTCGATTTTGCTTTGAATGAAGGCAAAGAGACGGGGGGCTTTGAGACAACACCTTACGGGCTCCACCCATATATCTTGATGTCTTGGACAGACGAATTAGCCGATGTCTATACTTTAGTCCACGAACTAGGACATGCGGGTCAAGCACTCTTGACGATGGAAAATAATTCGATCTTAGGAAGCGAACCTTCCATGTACTTAGTCGAAGCACCTTCGACGTTTAACGAATTACTGTTGACTCATTCATTGACTCAAACCAGTTCTGATCCGCGCTTAGAGCGCTTTGCCTATACGAAGATGTTGACAAATACGTTCTACCATAATTTTGTCACTCATCTCCTCGAAGCTGCCTTTCAACGTGAAGTCTATCGCTTGATCGATGCAGGCCAAACGTTTGATGGTGCCAAGCTTTCTGAAATCAAAAAACAAGTTCTACAGCGCTTTTGGGGCGAAGCAGTCGTGATCGATGATGATGCGGCCTTGACTTGGATGCGGCAATCGCACTACTACATGGGGCTTTATTCTTACACATATTCAGCCGGTTTGACCATCGCGACTCAAGCTTATCTCAAATTGCTAGCTGAACCTGAAACAACTGTCAAAGATTGGCTTGCCTTTTTGAAATTAGGTGACTCACTTCCACCGATAGCAGCAGCTAAAGTTGCTGGATGCGATATTTCGACTAAAGAGCCGTTAGAAAATACGCTCGACTTTTTAGCTCAAACAGTCGAGCGGATCGAAACTTTGACTACGCAGCTCTAG
- the hemH gene encoding ferrochelatase, whose translation MNQKQGILLINLGTPDTPEPQSVRRYLRAFLGDKRVITLSPILWRPILELFILPRRPYTSAKMYQSIWSAEYGSPLEYYTKRQAELLQKKCPEAKVRYAFSYSDPQLTTALAAFAAEEITDLTLIPLYPQYSTTTVGSVSDEIMRFYQGKNYQPNLKMLTSFSERSEYLELLATKIEEQTKKADYDCVILSYHGIPQSYVKKGDPYEKQCCLMTKMLKERLPELTFLQCYQSKFGPAKWLEPALDKTLQTLPEKGYKKVLVVSASFVSDCLETLFELEIENRQKFMAAGGKKFDVLACLNDDASWIELLAKWSKR comes from the coding sequence ATGAATCAAAAACAAGGGATCTTACTGATCAATTTAGGGACACCTGATACCCCAGAGCCCCAAAGTGTCCGTCGTTATTTACGGGCTTTTTTAGGAGATAAGCGAGTGATCACCCTGTCTCCCATACTTTGGCGTCCAATATTAGAATTATTTATTTTACCGCGCCGTCCCTATACTTCCGCTAAGATGTATCAGTCCATTTGGTCAGCTGAATATGGTTCTCCGTTGGAATACTATACTAAGCGCCAAGCTGAGCTTTTACAAAAAAAATGTCCTGAAGCTAAGGTGAGATATGCTTTTAGTTATAGTGATCCGCAACTTACGACTGCTTTAGCAGCCTTTGCAGCCGAAGAGATCACCGACCTGACCCTTATCCCACTTTATCCGCAGTATTCGACGACAACTGTCGGATCTGTCAGTGACGAGATCATGCGCTTTTATCAAGGGAAAAATTATCAACCAAATTTGAAGATGCTCACGTCATTTAGTGAACGTTCAGAATATTTAGAACTTTTAGCGACTAAGATCGAAGAACAGACTAAAAAAGCAGATTATGACTGTGTGATCCTTTCCTATCATGGTATTCCGCAAAGTTATGTCAAAAAAGGTGATCCGTATGAAAAACAGTGTTGCTTGATGACTAAAATGCTCAAAGAGCGGTTGCCTGAGTTGACTTTTTTACAATGTTATCAGTCAAAATTTGGCCCAGCTAAATGGCTTGAGCCAGCGTTAGATAAGACGCTTCAGACGTTGCCTGAAAAAGGGTATAAAAAGGTTTTGGTCGTCTCAGCGTCCTTTGTGTCAGATTGCTTAGAGACACTATTTGAGCTAGAGATCGAAAATCGGCAAAAATTCATGGCTGCTGGCGGAAAAAAATTTGATGTTCTAGCTTGCTTAAATGATGATGCCAGCTGGATCGAGCTTTTAGCTAAATGGAGCAAGCGTTAG
- a CDS encoding IclR family transcriptional regulator domain-containing protein, whose protein sequence is MLKPLVDKSSLSAYVSLIFNEQIVISQVIPTASHLVDQKRLGESLPLNTTTMGKCALAFLEPQQQVYKKC, encoded by the coding sequence ATCCTGAAACCACTCGTTGATAAGTCCAGTTTAAGTGCTTATGTCAGTTTGATCTTCAATGAGCAGATCGTTATCAGTCAAGTCATCCCTACAGCTTCACACTTAGTCGATCAAAAGCGTTTAGGTGAAAGTCTTCCGCTCAATACAACGACCATGGGAAAATGTGCTTTAGCCTTTCTTGAACCACAACAGCAAGTATATAAGAAGTGTTAG
- a CDS encoding glycoside hydrolase domain-containing protein has protein sequence MTGSVGVGKDKRPKNLTVAEIKRIADGGLRLFPIYEDGGYEVEYFSGDQGVIDAQLALNAARKLGFPKGTTIYFAVDVDVQEGEIAAGIEPYISALVQMFTGSEYAVGLYGTRNVCLHGEKLGVKSSFVADMSYGWSGNLGFKMPKNWAFDQFAEYPIGGTPIDQDASSGRDQGVVITAFPKVVSPKAVLKDIGKTLNVAGLEFGKKVTVPLGPFAITVEVKTELEPKNGTIFTIENGKLSANISDKMFGDLGLEPVQSGLIMEKLDEVHFVSKISAGNVTFEHSVGSDGTLDITMTFNIQKYEDAYLEETLAVVFGTKLTPINYHQLGLDPVKVMKQNPVVAMIVIVGMIMVIANGIANLPKLIIEFLVALGILKEDIDHI, from the coding sequence TTGACTGGAAGTGTCGGAGTCGGAAAAGATAAGCGTCCAAAGAACCTGACAGTAGCTGAGATCAAACGGATCGCAGATGGTGGCTTGCGCCTTTTTCCGATCTATGAAGATGGTGGCTATGAAGTCGAATATTTTTCGGGTGATCAAGGTGTGATCGATGCACAGCTTGCACTCAATGCAGCCCGCAAGCTAGGTTTTCCTAAGGGAACAACGATCTATTTTGCGGTCGATGTTGACGTGCAAGAAGGTGAGATCGCGGCAGGGATCGAACCATATATCAGCGCACTCGTGCAGATGTTTACAGGAAGCGAGTATGCAGTGGGCCTGTACGGGACACGAAATGTTTGCCTCCATGGTGAAAAACTAGGTGTAAAAAGCAGTTTTGTAGCCGATATGTCCTATGGTTGGAGCGGGAATCTTGGGTTTAAGATGCCAAAAAACTGGGCCTTTGATCAGTTTGCTGAGTATCCGATCGGCGGCACACCGATCGATCAAGACGCTTCTTCAGGACGTGATCAAGGTGTAGTGATCACAGCATTTCCTAAAGTAGTTAGTCCGAAAGCCGTACTCAAAGATATCGGCAAAACACTCAACGTTGCCGGGCTAGAATTTGGAAAAAAGGTCACAGTCCCCCTTGGACCTTTTGCGATCACAGTCGAAGTCAAAACCGAGCTCGAACCAAAAAACGGCACGATTTTTACGATCGAAAACGGTAAGCTTTCTGCCAATATCAGCGATAAGATGTTTGGTGATCTAGGTCTTGAACCAGTACAGTCTGGTTTGATCATGGAAAAGCTTGACGAAGTTCACTTTGTAAGTAAGATCAGTGCTGGCAATGTTACGTTTGAACATTCAGTAGGTTCAGATGGAACGCTTGATATTACGATGACTTTCAACATCCAAAAATATGAAGACGCCTATCTTGAAGAGACGTTGGCAGTAGTTTTTGGTACAAAATTGACACCTATAAATTATCATCAATTAGGATTGGATCCAGTAAAAGTTATGAAACAAAATCCAGTTGTTGCTATGATTGTTATTGTAGGAATGATTATGGTAATTGCAAATGGGATTGCTAATTTGCCAAAATTAATTATAGAATTTTTGGTGGCTTTAGGAATTCTTAAAGAAGATATTGATCATATTTAA
- a CDS encoding LexA family protein: MAKSAVLRYFNKTREFPLNRLPAFAKVLGVKPETLLGLSEYPENLRPLSGKTVQLPVLGNIACGIPIDAIENVDEYLSVPADTLPKGKLFYLVAKGDSMAPTIPDGAYVLIREQAEVEDGEIAAVLVNNDTQATLKRVKKEAGFVLLLPDNNNYDPIIITKDNPARIIGKALQFFSEL, encoded by the coding sequence ATGGCAAAATCAGCTGTTTTACGCTATTTCAATAAAACACGTGAATTTCCGCTAAATCGGCTTCCGGCTTTTGCCAAAGTTTTAGGCGTCAAGCCGGAAACACTCCTTGGACTCTCGGAATATCCAGAAAATCTGCGACCTCTCTCAGGGAAAACGGTCCAGTTACCTGTTCTTGGTAATATCGCCTGTGGCATCCCGATCGATGCGATCGAAAATGTCGATGAGTATCTCTCTGTGCCAGCCGATACTTTACCTAAAGGAAAATTATTCTATCTAGTTGCCAAAGGTGATTCGATGGCACCAACGATCCCCGATGGGGCCTACGTTTTGATCCGTGAACAAGCCGAAGTCGAAGATGGTGAGATCGCAGCTGTTTTAGTAAATAACGACACCCAAGCTACCCTAAAGCGTGTCAAAAAAGAAGCTGGCTTTGTTTTACTTTTGCCTGACAACAATAACTACGATCCGATCATCATCACTAAAGATAACCCTGCTCGGATCATTGGCAAAGCGCTTCAGTTTTTCTCTGAACTTTGA